From the Candidatus Omnitrophota bacterium genome, the window TGCGGTGGAGGCGGCCTTTAAAACCGCCAGGGAGACAGTATCTTCTGTTACGGCACAACGTAACCAGGCAAAGGCCGCCTTGGGTTCCGCCCTGGAACATCTCAACGATACCGACATCCGCTCACCGATTACCGGCGCCGTCGTGGAAAGAAATGTGGAAATAGGTCAGGCGGTTGCGCCCGGAGTCCAACTCCTTCGTATTGTGGATCAGACATCTCTGAAAGCGGATATCGATTTGCCCGAGGGAGACATCGGGCGCGTTGCCATTGAAGCCACTGCCATGATCACGGTTGATTCTTTTCCAGGAGAGGAGTTCTCCGGAAAAGTGATTGTTATCAATCCGATGGTGGATCGTCAGACGCGCACCTTTCGCGTGAGGATTCAAGTGCCCAATCAGGCGGGCAAGCTCGTGGACGGGATGTTTGCCAAGGTGAAGTTGTTCATGGGCAAACGACGGACCCTTTCCGTCCCGCGCGATGCCCTGCAGCGCCTCCCTGGAAGCGGCACGTATTACGTCTTCGTTGTGGACGGAAAAAAGGCGGTTAGGCGAACCCTTCAGGTGGGCGTCATAGAGGAACAACTCGCTGAAGTGCGTGATGGTTTGGCTCACGGCGAAAAGGTGGTCACCAGCGGAGCGGGTCGATTGCGTACCGGCGCTGAGATAATCGTGCGGGATCTTACGAACAAGAATGAAACGGATAAGTCCCAGGGGTCAACTTCTCAAGAAGATCGGCGGTGAGTATGTCAGACCATAACTCGGGTTTTCCGAAAAATATCGGTCTGGCGCTGGGCAGCGGTTCCGCGCGGGGATGGGCCCATATCGGTGTAATACGGGCGCTGGCCGACGCAGGCATAGAAGTCAAGTGTATAGCCGGAACCAGCATTGGTTCTTTGGTAGGGGCCGCGTTTGCCCTCAAC encodes:
- a CDS encoding efflux RND transporter periplasmic adaptor subunit, which gives rise to MKRKSAYIMIAVSVVVIAIIVFQVFSKQKQKDIDVQAVDKALPVTIAAVVQHEFREEISAVGTLKAREVSPLSPKVAGTVTGVLVDVGDRVKSGQVVIRLDRTNLDLAVKQVRAALAAAEAAILQANAQFERAEKDYIRATELLKERVIPQSRFDAVEAAFKTARETVSSVTAQRNQAKAALGSALEHLNDTDIRSPITGAVVERNVEIGQAVAPGVQLLRIVDQTSLKADIDLPEGDIGRVAIEATAMITVDSFPGEEFSGKVIVINPMVDRQTRTFRVRIQVPNQAGKLVDGMFAKVKLFMGKRRTLSVPRDALQRLPGSGTYYVFVVDGKKAVRRTLQVGVIEEQLAEVRDGLAHGEKVVTSGAGRLRTGAEIIVRDLTNKNETDKSQGSTSQEDRR
- a CDS encoding patatin-like phospholipase family protein, with translation MSDHNSGFPKNIGLALGSGSARGWAHIGVIRALADAGIEVKCIAGTSIGSLVGAAFALN